A window of Streptomyces armeniacus contains these coding sequences:
- a CDS encoding DJ-1/PfpI family protein, which translates to MRRRQFLRTTTVTATTAAGASSLAAAPAHAAAPRKGPLRVHIVLFDGIEEQDFIAPYEVLSAAHMFSEDGVEVRYVRADGPGTVRCSYGTRVDVAHGWAPRSADLIVVAGGGYARRDGPGIWAEIDRGVLPRALAAAPRDGLTVASVCTGALLLSAAGLTRGRPCTTHHGAQEELAKQGGVVKQARVVDDGDLVTAGGITSGLDLGLWLARRELGADVALRLENLLEYEARGTVWA; encoded by the coding sequence ATGCGACGCAGGCAGTTCCTTCGCACGACCACGGTCACGGCCACCACGGCGGCGGGCGCGAGTTCGCTGGCGGCGGCCCCCGCACACGCGGCGGCGCCGCGCAAGGGGCCGCTGCGCGTGCACATCGTGCTGTTCGACGGCATCGAGGAGCAGGACTTCATCGCGCCCTACGAGGTGCTGTCCGCCGCGCACATGTTCAGCGAGGACGGCGTGGAGGTGCGGTACGTACGGGCCGACGGCCCCGGCACGGTCCGTTGCTCCTACGGCACCCGGGTCGACGTGGCACACGGCTGGGCGCCCCGCTCGGCGGACCTGATCGTGGTGGCGGGCGGCGGCTACGCGCGCCGCGACGGCCCCGGCATCTGGGCCGAGATCGACCGCGGGGTGCTGCCGCGCGCCCTCGCCGCCGCGCCGCGCGACGGGCTGACGGTCGCGTCGGTGTGCACGGGTGCGCTGCTGCTGTCCGCCGCCGGGCTGACCAGGGGCCGACCCTGTACGACGCACCACGGCGCACAGGAGGAACTCGCCAAGCAGGGCGGCGTGGTCAAGCAGGCCCGTGTCGTGGACGACGGCGACCTCGTCACGGCCGGCGGCATCACCTCGGGCCTGGACCTCGGCCTCTGGCTGGCGCGCCGCGAACTGGGCGCGGACGTGGCGCTCAGGCTGGAGAACCTGCTGGAGTACGAGGCGCGCGGCACCGTCTGGGCCTGA
- a CDS encoding GlxA family transcriptional regulator, which translates to MHTVAVLVPEGTVGFDLAAVCQVFAVARLPDGSAPYALRVCGDSTVTGTAAGTSCFALAPPYPLSAALDAGTLVVPGVARRHEGDNAEVLGLLRTAAGRGARVASVCTGAFLLAAAGLLDGATATTHWKAAERLAREYPSVRVDPGVLFTDNGQVLTSAGVAAALDLCLHLVSLDHGAAVAAEAARVLVVPQRRDGAMAQRPHLPPVRAAAARDGLRTTLDWLQRNLHRPLTLRDIAGRAGMSVRHLHRRFREETGSTPLQWLLWARTERARELLEATDLPVEHIAHICGFGSAVSLRAHFRRRLGSSPATYRSAFRAVAPAAVGAPVAPAASGPR; encoded by the coding sequence ATGCACACGGTGGCTGTCCTGGTGCCCGAGGGCACGGTCGGGTTCGACCTCGCGGCCGTCTGCCAGGTGTTCGCCGTGGCCCGGCTCCCGGACGGTTCGGCGCCGTACGCGCTGCGGGTGTGCGGGGACTCCACGGTCACCGGCACGGCCGCCGGGACATCCTGCTTCGCGCTCGCGCCTCCGTACCCGCTGAGCGCCGCGCTCGACGCGGGCACCCTCGTGGTGCCGGGCGTCGCACGGCGCCACGAGGGCGACAACGCCGAGGTGCTCGGCCTCCTCCGTACGGCCGCCGGCCGCGGCGCCCGGGTGGCCTCCGTCTGCACCGGCGCCTTCCTGCTGGCGGCGGCGGGACTGCTGGACGGCGCCACGGCGACGACGCACTGGAAGGCCGCGGAACGGCTGGCGCGGGAGTACCCGTCGGTCCGCGTGGACCCGGGCGTGCTGTTCACGGACAACGGCCAGGTGCTGACGTCCGCCGGGGTCGCGGCCGCCCTCGACCTGTGCCTGCACCTGGTGAGCCTCGATCACGGCGCGGCCGTCGCGGCGGAGGCCGCCCGCGTACTGGTGGTGCCGCAGCGCCGGGACGGCGCGATGGCGCAGCGCCCACACCTGCCGCCCGTACGGGCGGCCGCCGCGCGGGACGGGCTGCGTACGACACTGGACTGGCTCCAGCGCAATCTGCACCGGCCGCTGACGCTGCGGGACATCGCCGGGCGGGCGGGGATGAGCGTGCGCCACCTGCACCGGCGGTTCAGGGAGGAGACGGGGAGCACCCCGCTGCAGTGGCTGCTCTGGGCCAGGACCGAACGGGCGCGGGAACTGCTGGAGGCGACCGATCTGCCCGTCGAGCACATAGCGCACATCTGCGGCTTCGGCTCGGCGGTGTCGCTGCGCGCGCACTTCCGGCGGCGGCTGGGCAGCAGCCCGGCGACGTACCGCAGCGCGTTCCGGGCGGTCGCGCCCGCCGCAGTGGGCGCGCCGGTCGCGCCTGCCGCCTCCGGGCCCCGGTGA